DNA from Arthrobacter sp. StoSoilB19:
GGCCGTGATGAACTTCGGGTTCACGCGGTCCACCAGCTTGCCCACCACGGGTGCAAGCCCGCCGGAGATCAGTGCCATGGGCACCATCATGAGGGCGGACTGTGTGGGGGTTAGGCCCCGGACCAGCTGGTAGTAGAAGATCAGCGGCAGGCTGAAGGCGGTCACCGTGAAGCCGACGGTGGTGATCCCGATGTTGGCCAGCGAGAAGTTGCGGTCCCGGAACAGCGCCAGCGGCAGCAGCGGCTCGCCCTTGTTGAACCGCTGCCACAGGACGAAGACAGCCAGCACCACGATGCCGGCGATTATCAGGCCCCACACGCTGATGGGCCCGGTGATGGTGCCCCAGTTGTAGGTTTCGCCCTCCTGGATCCCGAACACCAGAAGGAACAGCCCGACGGCGCTCAGCAGGACGCCGGGAATATCGAAGCGGTGCGGATGGGTGCTCAGGGCCGGGACGTTGCGCAGCGCCAGGATGAAGCCCACGACGCCGATGGGCACGTTGATGAAGAAGATCCACTCCCAGCCCAGGCCGTCCACCAGGACGCCGCCAAGGATGGGCCCGACGAGCGTCGCCATGCCCGCTGTTGCGCCCCAGACCGCCATGGCTGAGCCGCGGCGGTCCGGCGGGAAGATCCGGGTGATCACGGCCATGGTCTGGGGCGTCATCATCGCGGCGCCAAGGCCCTGGAGGACACGGGCGGCGATCAGGATCCGGACGTCGCCTGAGAGGCCGCACCACAGCGAGGCGAGGGTGAAGACCACCAGGCCGGAGAGGTAGAGCTTCTTGGGCCCGAACCTGTCGCCCAGCCTGCCGGTGATGAGCAGCGGGACGGCGTAGGCCAGCAGGTAGGCGCTGGTCACCCAGATGACCGAGTTGATGTCGGCGTCCAGCCCCTCCATGATGCGGGGGTTGGCCACGGACACGATGGTGGTGTCGATCAGGATCATGAAGAACCCGATCACCAGGGACCACAGTGCCGGCCAGGGCTTTGCTACGTTTTCCACTCGGTCATCCTTCAGGAGTTTTTGTTGGTGCCGGGCGGAACCCGGGCAGAGCTAGCCCAGCAGGTCCAGGATCTCCGTGCGGGCAAACATTTGCGCCGCGGCGCGTGCCGAGGGCGCACCGGCGTCCGGATCCGCTCCGGCGTCAAGCAGGACCCGGGCCACGTCCGTGTAGCCCTTGAATACGGCGCCTGCGAGCGGGGTCTGGCCCCGGTCGTTGGCGGCGTTGGCGTCGGCGCCGTGTTGCAGGAGCAGCCCAACGGTGCCGGCGTGGCCGTGGTAGGCGGCCAGCATGAGCAGGGAGTCACC
Protein-coding regions in this window:
- a CDS encoding DHA2 family efflux MFS transporter permease subunit yields the protein MENVAKPWPALWSLVIGFFMILIDTTIVSVANPRIMEGLDADINSVIWVTSAYLLAYAVPLLITGRLGDRFGPKKLYLSGLVVFTLASLWCGLSGDVRILIAARVLQGLGAAMMTPQTMAVITRIFPPDRRGSAMAVWGATAGMATLVGPILGGVLVDGLGWEWIFFINVPIGVVGFILALRNVPALSTHPHRFDIPGVLLSAVGLFLLVFGIQEGETYNWGTITGPISVWGLIIAGIVVLAVFVLWQRFNKGEPLLPLALFRDRNFSLANIGITTVGFTVTAFSLPLIFYYQLVRGLTPTQSALMMVPMALISGGLAPVVGKLVDRVNPKFITATGLVLMAVALLWNSVLMQPDTPILMFLLPSAVLGFANAGIWAPLSTTATRNLPPRQAGAGSGVYNTTRQIGAVLGSAAIAVLIQSRLAAELPSGGPGGSAGEGLAMGGSLPGFLHAGFSTAMGQSILLPAGVILVGAAVALFFAKPQPVQGWGTQGQDQASAKVDAGLDSAG
- a CDS encoding ankyrin repeat domain-containing protein, whose amino-acid sequence is MTEHTGTTPAGVGTTAAEGHDDDALALAQALFEAAREGSDALLGAYLDAGVPATMTNSAGDSLLMLAAYHGHAGTVGLLLQHGADANAANDRGQTPLAGAVFKGYTDVARVLLDAGADPDAGAPSARAAAQMFARTEILDLLG